A genome region from Mesorhizobium sp. B2-1-8 includes the following:
- a CDS encoding DUF1501 domain-containing protein codes for MSLLCETPHPSRRAVLMTGGSLFAWAYLPRFARAADNRDPRLIVIVLRGALDGLSAIAPVGDPDYAGLHGDIALSLSGPHAALPLDGFFAVNPAMPEFARLFKANQAAVVHAAATGYRERSHFDGQDVLESGFAGPGHVATGWLNRALENLPAGDRVATLGGLAVGPSTPLVIRGAAPVLGWAPQSLPAPAGDLATRVLDLYQHRDPVLAVALQKGLDADRMALDDQIGSKAMKPRGGLDSAAGMRQAAQGAARLIAADDGPRVAALAFDGWDTHVNEGGATGRLATLLGGLDGAFEEFEKGLGERWKDTAIVAITEFGRTARINGTVGTDHGTGTVVLLAGGAIKGGRVIADWPGLKPAQLYQQRDLAPTSDVRAVLKGLLADQFGLSAAVLGEKVFPDSGAVKPMMNLIA; via the coding sequence ATGAGCCTGCTGTGTGAAACACCTCATCCTTCCCGCCGCGCCGTGCTGATGACCGGCGGCTCGCTGTTCGCCTGGGCCTATCTGCCGCGCTTCGCCCGCGCCGCCGACAATCGCGACCCGCGCCTGATCGTCATCGTACTGCGCGGCGCGCTGGACGGCCTGTCGGCGATCGCTCCGGTCGGCGATCCCGACTATGCCGGCCTGCATGGTGACATCGCGCTATCGCTTTCCGGCCCGCATGCGGCGCTGCCGCTCGATGGTTTCTTCGCGGTCAATCCGGCGATGCCGGAGTTCGCGCGCCTGTTCAAGGCGAACCAGGCGGCGGTCGTGCATGCGGCGGCGACCGGCTATCGCGAGCGCTCGCATTTCGACGGACAGGATGTGCTGGAAAGCGGCTTTGCCGGTCCCGGCCATGTCGCTACCGGCTGGCTCAACCGGGCGCTCGAGAACCTGCCGGCGGGCGACCGCGTGGCGACGCTTGGCGGCCTGGCCGTCGGGCCGTCGACGCCGCTGGTGATCCGTGGCGCTGCACCAGTACTCGGCTGGGCGCCGCAATCGCTACCGGCGCCCGCCGGCGACCTCGCGACGCGTGTTCTCGATCTCTACCAGCACCGCGACCCGGTTCTGGCGGTGGCGCTGCAAAAGGGCCTCGACGCCGACCGCATGGCGCTCGACGACCAGATCGGCTCCAAGGCGATGAAGCCTAGAGGCGGCCTCGACAGCGCCGCCGGTATGCGGCAGGCCGCGCAAGGTGCCGCCAGGCTGATCGCGGCCGATGACGGGCCGCGCGTCGCGGCACTGGCCTTCGACGGCTGGGACACGCATGTCAACGAAGGCGGCGCGACCGGCCGGCTCGCCACTTTGCTCGGCGGCCTCGACGGTGCCTTCGAGGAATTCGAAAAAGGTCTCGGCGAGCGCTGGAAGGATACGGCGATCGTCGCCATCACCGAATTCGGCCGCACGGCGCGGATCAACGGCACGGTCGGCACCGATCACGGCACCGGCACCGTGGTGCTGCTCGCCGGCGGCGCGATCAAGGGCGGCCGCGTCATCGCCGACTGGCCGGGGCTGAAGCCGGCGCAACTTTACCAGCAGCGCGACCTTGCGCCGACCAGCGATGTCAGGGCGGTGCTGAAAGGCCTGCTCGCCGACCAGTTCGGACTTTCGGCCGCCGTGCTCGGCGAGAAAGTGTTTCCGGACTCGGGTGCGGTGAAGCCGATGATGAACCTGATCGCCTGA
- a CDS encoding indolepyruvate oxidoreductase subunit beta family protein, which produces MLEPVPSLRPRSGAADEPVIKLAVLAVGGQGGGVLADWITDVAERNGYVAQSTSVAGVAQRTGATIYYIEMARDTGRLPVFALSPSQGDVDILIAAELMEAGRAIIRGFVTPNRTTLIASSHRIAAVSEKIEPGDGRASSSKVQATAEAASKRFIAFDMEKIAADNGSMISASLLGALAGSDALPFTRESYEQAIGTGGRGVKASLAAFGAAFDRARGMAATPSSKPAEPAIAESALGPGRVSGPQNLLQGWQALAARIDQMPVAVRDMALRGLKKVVDYQDIAYGREYLDRLDKAVALDSAGHAHALSIAAAKHLANAMCYDDMIRVADLKTRSTRDRRVRKEVGVKDGSVLQVTEYFHPRIEEFCGTLPAGLGSYIENRPKLAGFLDRRINRGRRIRTDSFAGFAALWFIGGLRRWRRRLLRHQVETAHLERWYTLALGYVPSDYALAVEILNCRRLIKGYSDTHVRAQSKFDRVLSSLDLLKGRDDAADWIRRLREAALKDEKGDMLDGALKTVATLGSSSVI; this is translated from the coding sequence ATGCTTGAGCCTGTTCCCTCCCTGCGTCCCAGGTCCGGTGCTGCCGATGAGCCGGTCATCAAGCTAGCCGTGCTGGCGGTTGGCGGCCAGGGCGGCGGCGTGCTCGCCGACTGGATCACCGATGTCGCCGAGCGCAATGGCTATGTCGCGCAATCGACGTCGGTCGCCGGCGTCGCCCAGCGCACCGGCGCCACCATCTATTATATCGAAATGGCCCGCGACACGGGCCGCCTGCCGGTCTTCGCCCTGTCGCCCTCGCAGGGCGATGTCGACATATTGATCGCCGCCGAATTGATGGAAGCCGGCCGTGCCATCATCAGGGGCTTCGTCACCCCCAACCGCACCACGCTGATCGCTTCCTCGCACCGCATCGCCGCCGTCTCGGAAAAGATTGAACCGGGCGACGGCCGCGCTTCGTCGTCCAAGGTCCAAGCCACGGCGGAAGCCGCGTCGAAGCGCTTCATCGCCTTCGACATGGAGAAGATCGCCGCCGACAATGGCTCGATGATCTCTGCAAGCCTGCTTGGCGCGCTGGCCGGCTCCGACGCACTGCCGTTCACCCGTGAAAGTTATGAGCAGGCGATCGGCACCGGCGGCCGTGGCGTCAAGGCCAGCCTCGCCGCCTTCGGCGCCGCGTTCGATCGCGCGCGCGGCATGGCGGCAACACCTTCGTCAAAGCCGGCGGAGCCGGCGATTGCCGAATCCGCCCTGGGTCCCGGGCGCGTGAGCGGTCCACAAAACCTGTTGCAGGGATGGCAGGCGCTGGCCGCTCGCATCGACCAGATGCCGGTGGCGGTGCGCGACATGGCGCTTCGCGGCTTGAAAAAGGTCGTCGACTATCAGGACATCGCCTATGGGCGCGAATATCTCGACCGGCTGGACAAGGCCGTCGCGCTGGACAGCGCCGGCCACGCCCATGCGCTGTCCATCGCCGCCGCCAAGCATCTGGCCAATGCCATGTGCTACGACGACATGATCCGCGTCGCCGATCTGAAGACGCGTTCGACCCGCGACAGGCGGGTCCGCAAGGAGGTTGGCGTCAAGGACGGTTCGGTCCTGCAAGTGACCGAATACTTTCATCCGCGCATCGAGGAGTTCTGCGGCACGCTGCCGGCGGGGCTGGGCAGCTACATCGAGAACCGGCCCAAACTCGCTGGCTTCCTCGACCGCCGCATCAACCGTGGCCGCCGCATCCGCACCGACAGCTTTGCCGGCTTTGCCGCCCTGTGGTTCATCGGCGGCCTGCGCCGCTGGCGTCGCCGCCTGCTGCGCCACCAAGTCGAGACGGCGCATCTGGAACGTTGGTATACGCTGGCGCTTGGCTACGTACCCTCAGACTATGCGCTGGCCGTCGAAATCCTCAACTGCCGCCGGCTGATCAAGGGCTACAGCGACACCCATGTCCGCGCCCAGTCGAAGTTCGACCGGGTACTCTCATCTCTCGACCTGCTCAAGGGCCGCGACGACGCCGCCGACTGGATCCGCCGCCTGCGCGAGGCGGCGCTGAAGGACGAGAAGGGCGACATGCTCGATGGCGCGCTGAAGACCGTGGCAACGCTGGGATCATCTTCAGTCATCTGA
- a CDS encoding MarR family winged helix-turn-helix transcriptional regulator produces the protein MEQKVAEKRQRISTLGQIGLQQFAPYLMNRIMGRYNATLREDFRKQGLTISQVRTLAVLSVTDGVTVNDLSVYTVIEQSTLSRTLDTLEGQGFVRREQGVTDSRIRHVFLTDEGRAEFTRAWPAMHDAFEAMFDDIDDAEYAALIATLLKMLKNIRKHDI, from the coding sequence ATGGAACAGAAGGTCGCCGAAAAACGCCAACGCATTTCGACCCTCGGTCAGATCGGCCTGCAGCAATTCGCGCCCTATCTGATGAACCGCATCATGGGCCGCTACAACGCCACCTTGCGTGAAGATTTCCGCAAGCAGGGCCTGACGATTTCGCAGGTGCGCACGCTGGCCGTGCTGTCGGTCACCGACGGCGTCACCGTCAACGACCTCTCGGTCTATACTGTCATCGAGCAGTCGACCTTGAGCCGCACGCTGGACACGCTGGAGGGGCAAGGGTTCGTGCGGCGTGAGCAAGGTGTCACCGACAGCCGCATCCGCCACGTGTTCCTGACCGACGAAGGCCGCGCCGAGTTCACCCGCGCCTGGCCGGCCATGCACGACGCCTTCGAGGCTATGTTCGACGATATCGACGACGCGGAATATGCAGCGCTTATCGCCACGCTTTTGAAGATGCTGAAGAACATTCGCAAGCACGACATCTAA
- a CDS encoding indolepyruvate ferredoxin oxidoreductase subunit alpha gives MAERSFAKEVEKLRLGAGEEFAGEGILAITKALLQCGVGYVGGYQGAPISHLMDVLADAQDILGELGVHFEASASEATATAMLAASVHYPIRGAATFKSTVGTNVASDALANLASGGVTGGALIIVGEDYGEGSSIMQERSHAFAMKSQVWLLDPRPNLPSIVKAVEDGFELSEISNTPVMLQVRIRCCHVHGHFIAKDNKRPPMTVADALDAPRRDTGRIVLPPASFLHEKEKVAKRWPAAVDFITRNKINEFFGSDHGSVGIVMQGGMYNSVIRALQRLGLADTYGDTDVPLYVLNAVYPLIDDEFLSFCEGKQAVLVVEEGQPNYIEQAFAAMMHKAGRGTRLVGKEHLPMAGEYTGQVMLDGIGAFLRAEAPHLLPGEVRAPNKIGDGVDTADLINVVPGRPPGFCIGCPERPIFAATKLVEQELGKHHIASDIGCHLFSIMPPFELGATTMGYGLGPASASAFNSPDAKRRSISFVGDGGFWHNGLTSSIGNAVFNKNDGVIVIVDNFYSAATGGQDILSSRAGNKTKSTKHPITEAVKGMGVKWLRHVDRTYDVGKMQDTLREALTTDEKGPKVIVASSECMLNRQRREKPLVDKAIKGGERVVKPKFGVDEDICTGDHACMRLSGCPSLSVKSLDDPLRDDPVASIDQNCVGCGNCGEVADAAVLCPSFYRADVVHNPSRWDRFLEATRRATIGVLQRRRESRRLTFADA, from the coding sequence ATGGCCGAACGGTCTTTTGCCAAGGAAGTCGAAAAACTCAGGCTCGGCGCCGGCGAGGAATTTGCCGGCGAGGGCATCCTCGCCATCACCAAGGCGCTGCTGCAATGCGGCGTCGGCTATGTCGGCGGCTACCAGGGCGCGCCGATCAGCCATCTGATGGACGTGCTGGCCGACGCGCAGGACATTCTGGGCGAGCTCGGCGTGCATTTCGAGGCCAGCGCCTCGGAAGCCACCGCCACCGCCATGCTCGCCGCCTCGGTGCACTACCCGATCCGTGGTGCCGCGACCTTCAAGTCGACGGTCGGCACCAACGTCGCTTCAGACGCGCTGGCCAATCTCGCCTCCGGCGGCGTCACCGGCGGCGCGCTGATCATCGTCGGCGAGGATTATGGCGAGGGCTCCTCGATCATGCAGGAGCGCAGCCATGCCTTCGCCATGAAGAGCCAGGTCTGGCTGCTCGACCCGCGTCCGAACCTGCCGTCGATCGTCAAGGCGGTGGAGGATGGTTTCGAGCTGTCGGAAATCTCCAACACGCCGGTCATGCTGCAGGTGCGCATCCGCTGCTGCCATGTGCATGGCCATTTCATCGCCAAGGACAACAAGCGCCCGCCGATGACGGTCGCCGATGCGCTGGACGCACCGCGCCGCGACACCGGCCGCATCGTGCTGCCGCCCGCCTCCTTCCTGCACGAGAAGGAGAAGGTGGCGAAGCGCTGGCCGGCAGCGGTGGATTTCATCACCAGGAACAAGATCAACGAGTTCTTCGGCTCGGACCACGGCTCGGTCGGCATCGTCATGCAGGGCGGCATGTATAATTCGGTCATCCGCGCGCTGCAGCGGCTCGGCCTTGCCGACACCTATGGCGACACCGATGTGCCGCTCTACGTGCTCAACGCCGTCTATCCCCTGATCGACGACGAATTCCTGTCTTTCTGCGAAGGCAAGCAGGCGGTGCTGGTGGTCGAGGAAGGCCAGCCCAACTACATCGAACAGGCCTTTGCCGCGATGATGCACAAGGCGGGGCGCGGCACCAGGCTGGTCGGCAAGGAGCATCTGCCGATGGCCGGCGAATATACCGGCCAGGTCATGCTCGACGGCATCGGCGCCTTCCTGCGCGCCGAGGCACCGCATCTGTTGCCGGGCGAAGTGCGCGCGCCCAACAAGATCGGCGACGGCGTCGACACGGCTGATCTGATCAACGTCGTGCCGGGCCGCCCGCCCGGCTTTTGCATAGGCTGCCCGGAACGGCCGATCTTTGCTGCGACCAAGCTGGTCGAGCAGGAGCTCGGCAAGCACCACATCGCCTCCGACATCGGCTGCCATCTGTTCTCGATCATGCCGCCTTTCGAACTCGGCGCTACAACCATGGGCTACGGGCTGGGTCCGGCCTCGGCCTCGGCGTTCAATTCGCCCGACGCCAAGCGCCGCTCGATCTCCTTCGTCGGCGACGGCGGCTTCTGGCACAACGGCCTGACCTCCTCGATCGGCAATGCGGTGTTCAACAAGAATGACGGCGTCATCGTCATCGTCGACAATTTTTACTCCGCGGCCACTGGGGGGCAGGACATCCTGTCGTCGCGCGCCGGCAACAAGACGAAGTCGACCAAGCATCCGATCACCGAGGCGGTGAAAGGCATGGGCGTCAAATGGCTGCGCCACGTCGACCGCACCTACGATGTCGGCAAGATGCAGGACACCTTGCGCGAGGCGCTGACGACGGACGAAAAGGGGCCAAAAGTCATCGTCGCTTCGTCGGAATGCATGCTCAACCGCCAGCGCCGCGAAAAGCCGCTGGTCGACAAGGCGATCAAAGGCGGCGAGCGTGTCGTCAAGCCGAAATTCGGCGTCGACGAGGACATCTGCACCGGCGACCATGCCTGCATGCGGCTCTCCGGCTGTCCGTCGCTGTCGGTGAAGTCGCTGGACGATCCGCTGCGCGACGATCCGGTCGCATCGATCGATCAGAACTGCGTCGGCTGCGGCAATTGCGGCGAGGTGGCGGACGCGGCTGTGCTCTGCCCGTCCTTCTACCGCGCCGATGTCGTACACAATCCAAGCCGCTGGGATCGTTTCCTCGAAGCCACGCGCCGCGCGACGATCGGCGTCCTGCAGAGGCGGCGCGAAAGCCGGCGCCTGACATTCGCCGATGCTTGA
- a CDS encoding phytoene desaturase family protein, with protein sequence MNAPDHIIVGSGINGLVCAAMLGGNGARVLVLERNDRIGGCMRTEEITAPGFIHDVMATTFVLFITSPAFAALGADLARHGLEFCHTGTPTGVLRPDGSHAVLTTDRAANIAAFNAIAAGDGDRHAEDVGGIERNAGLLFGLLSGSLWSYPTAKLLAGDAWRRGPRGLAAFLGDALVSARGWLESAYQSETVRALWAPWVLHAGLGPEDGFSGQIAKVIAFALEAAGAPIVKGGAKNLLSAFEALIKERGGVISTEADVASILLTGGRATGVRLASGETVHATKSVICSVTPTQLYGRLLGKDAPKDDVEATRKYRYGKGNFQIHYALDKPPAWRGGEGLDKVALLHLTPGLDGVSKACNEAARGMLPDVPTICVGQPHALDPSRCPEGKAILWLQLPEAPRHIKGDAAGKLQAPADGQWTEALREAYADRAEAILASHIDGFKDSIIARRAYSPADLEAMNVNLVGGDPYGGSSTIDQSFLWRPFKTSRNHQTGIKNLYHIGASTHPGAGLGGGSGFLLAGKL encoded by the coding sequence ATGAACGCCCCCGATCACATCATCGTCGGCAGCGGCATCAATGGGCTGGTTTGCGCGGCGATGCTTGGCGGTAATGGCGCCAGGGTGCTCGTGCTGGAGCGCAATGACCGTATCGGCGGCTGCATGCGCACCGAGGAGATCACCGCGCCCGGCTTCATCCACGACGTGATGGCGACGACCTTCGTGCTGTTCATCACCTCGCCGGCCTTCGCGGCACTGGGCGCCGACCTCGCCCGGCACGGGCTGGAATTCTGCCACACCGGCACGCCAACGGGCGTGCTGCGGCCGGATGGCAGCCACGCGGTGCTCACCACCGACCGCGCCGCCAACATCGCTGCGTTCAACGCGATCGCGGCCGGCGACGGTGACCGCCATGCGGAAGATGTCGGCGGCATCGAGCGCAATGCCGGCCTGCTGTTCGGCTTGCTCAGCGGCAGTCTGTGGTCCTATCCGACGGCCAAGCTGCTGGCCGGCGACGCCTGGCGGCGTGGTCCGCGCGGGCTTGCCGCCTTTCTCGGTGACGCCCTTGTGTCGGCGCGCGGCTGGCTGGAAAGCGCTTATCAGTCCGAGACCGTCCGCGCGCTCTGGGCGCCGTGGGTGCTGCATGCCGGGCTTGGCCCGGAAGACGGCTTTTCCGGCCAGATCGCCAAGGTGATCGCCTTCGCGCTGGAGGCTGCCGGCGCGCCGATCGTCAAGGGCGGCGCGAAGAACCTGCTGTCGGCTTTCGAGGCGCTCATCAAGGAGCGTGGCGGCGTCATTTCCACCGAAGCGGACGTTGCCTCCATCCTCCTGACCGGAGGTCGCGCCACAGGCGTACGGCTGGCCTCGGGCGAAACCGTTCACGCCACCAAGAGCGTCATCTGCTCGGTCACGCCGACGCAGCTTTATGGTCGCCTGCTCGGCAAGGACGCTCCGAAGGACGATGTCGAAGCGACGCGGAAGTACCGCTATGGCAAAGGCAACTTCCAGATCCACTACGCCCTCGACAAGCCGCCGGCCTGGCGCGGCGGCGAGGGCCTCGACAAGGTGGCGCTGCTGCATCTGACGCCTGGCCTGGATGGCGTCTCGAAAGCCTGCAACGAGGCGGCGCGCGGCATGCTGCCTGACGTGCCGACCATCTGTGTCGGCCAGCCGCATGCGCTCGACCCGTCGCGCTGCCCGGAAGGCAAGGCGATCCTGTGGCTGCAATTGCCCGAGGCGCCGCGCCACATCAAGGGCGACGCTGCCGGCAAGCTGCAGGCGCCGGCTGACGGTCAATGGACCGAGGCGCTGCGCGAAGCCTATGCCGACCGTGCCGAAGCGATCCTCGCCAGCCATATCGACGGCTTCAAGGACAGCATCATCGCGCGCCGCGCCTATTCGCCGGCCGATCTCGAGGCGATGAACGTCAACCTGGTCGGCGGCGATCCCTACGGCGGCTCCTCGACCATTGACCAGTCCTTCCTGTGGCGGCCGTTCAAGACCAGCCGCAACCACCAGACCGGCATCAAGAACCTCTACCATATCGGTGCCTCGACCCATCCCGGTGCTGGCCTTGGCGGCGGCTCCGGTTTCCTGCTGGCGGGGAAACTGTGA
- a CDS encoding acyl-[ACP]--phospholipid O-acyltransferase, translating into MNTHLMLSRRFAPLFWTQFLSAFNENFLKNTLVFLILFTLAADQAASLVTLAGAVFMAPFLLLSALGGEIADRFDKALIARRLKFAEIGAAAVAVVGIALSSIPVLMTALLMFGVISALFGPIKYGILPDHLERQELPRANAWIESATFAAILGGTIVGGIVSADGIGVAVFGPMMMILAVGCWVVSRSIPSTGSAAPNLVIDWNIFRSTWRQVSELRTDTRIWRAGLMTSWFWLIGAIVLSILPTLIKDQLGGNEIAVTAYLAVFAVSIAIGSAIAAWMSQGRMVLLPAPVGTALLALFGLHLAWTIWSMQPSPKAETLGLFFAGPNTIRVAIDLAGMAISSAFLVVPTFAAVQAWSPEARRARVVAAVSIVNAGFMTLGGILVAAIQAAGVSIASVLFGLAAFNAVAAWLMLKYLPTNAFRDFVSILFRAFHRLEVEGLENLKAAGPAPILALNHVSFLDGPLALTLTDEEPVFAIDYTIARAWWMKPFLKLTRALPLNPAKPMSTRTLIKIVQNGDPLVIFPEGRITVTGGLMKVYDGAAMVADKTGSMVVPIRIEGLEKSPFSRLTAQHVRHRLFPKVRVTILPPVKLKVDDELKGRKRRAAAGAALYQVMSDLVFRTQHIDKTVLERIIETATERGMKQLAVQDPVAGSLSYGKLLTGVAVLGEKFETLYAGQDTLGIMLPNANGACAALLGVMSAGKVPAMINFTAGAANILSACKAAQVTTILTSRAFVEQAKLGATVEEVGRSVNIVWLDDLRATIGLKDKLLGLLRKSTPRVARKATDPAVILFTSGSEGTPKGVVLTHRNILANAAQAASRIDFHSGDKVFNVLPIFHSFGLTAGTVLPLVSGVPVYFYPSPLHYRIVPELVYASNATIIFGTDTFLNGYARTAHPYDFRSVRYCFSGAEPVKASTRETYMEKFGLRILEGYGVTETAPVISINTPMYNKSGTVGKIMPGMECRLEPVIGVEGGGRLFVRGPNVMAGYLRAEKPGVLEPLHDGWHDTGDIVSIDEAGFVSIRGRAKRFAKIGGEMISLAAVEAMAGELWKGSLSAVATVPDPRKGEKLVLVTEAERATRAEFLAFAKANGAMDLMVPAEVRVVSHVPVLGSGKIDFVGVTKLVRGEDFAPAKVEAA; encoded by the coding sequence ATGAACACGCATCTCATGCTTTCGCGGCGCTTCGCGCCGCTTTTCTGGACGCAGTTCCTGTCCGCCTTCAACGAGAATTTCCTCAAGAACACGCTGGTGTTCCTGATCCTCTTCACACTTGCCGCCGATCAGGCGGCCTCGCTGGTCACTTTGGCCGGCGCCGTGTTCATGGCTCCGTTCCTGCTCCTGTCGGCGCTGGGCGGCGAGATTGCCGACCGCTTCGACAAGGCGCTCATCGCCCGCCGGCTGAAATTTGCGGAGATCGGCGCCGCCGCCGTCGCGGTCGTCGGCATCGCGCTGTCCTCCATTCCCGTGCTGATGACGGCGCTGTTGATGTTCGGCGTCATCTCAGCACTGTTTGGGCCGATCAAATACGGCATCCTGCCCGATCATCTCGAACGCCAGGAGTTGCCCCGCGCCAACGCCTGGATCGAGTCGGCGACCTTCGCCGCCATCCTCGGCGGCACGATCGTGGGCGGCATCGTCTCCGCCGACGGCATTGGTGTCGCCGTCTTCGGCCCGATGATGATGATCCTGGCGGTCGGCTGCTGGGTCGTCAGCCGTTCCATCCCTTCGACCGGCTCGGCCGCGCCGAACCTTGTCATCGACTGGAACATCTTCCGCTCGACATGGCGGCAGGTCAGCGAATTGCGCACCGACACGCGCATCTGGCGCGCCGGATTGATGACCTCGTGGTTCTGGCTGATCGGCGCCATCGTGCTTTCGATCCTGCCGACGCTGATCAAGGATCAGCTCGGCGGCAACGAGATCGCGGTCACCGCCTATCTCGCGGTGTTCGCCGTCTCCATCGCCATCGGCTCGGCGATCGCCGCCTGGATGTCGCAGGGCCGCATGGTGCTGCTTCCGGCGCCGGTCGGCACGGCGCTGCTGGCGCTGTTCGGCTTGCACCTTGCCTGGACGATCTGGAGCATGCAGCCTTCGCCCAAGGCCGAAACCCTTGGCCTCTTCTTCGCCGGGCCGAACACGATCCGTGTTGCGATCGACCTTGCCGGCATGGCCATTTCCAGCGCCTTCCTGGTGGTGCCGACCTTCGCTGCCGTGCAGGCCTGGTCGCCCGAGGCGCGCCGCGCCCGCGTCGTCGCCGCTGTCAGCATCGTCAACGCCGGCTTCATGACGCTGGGCGGCATCCTCGTCGCCGCCATTCAGGCCGCCGGCGTCTCCATTGCCAGCGTGCTGTTCGGGCTTGCCGCCTTCAATGCCGTGGCCGCCTGGCTGATGTTGAAATATCTGCCGACCAACGCCTTCCGCGACTTCGTCTCCATTCTCTTCCGCGCCTTCCATAGGCTCGAAGTGGAAGGGTTGGAGAACCTCAAGGCCGCGGGCCCGGCACCGATCCTGGCGCTCAACCATGTCAGCTTCCTCGACGGTCCGCTGGCGCTGACGCTGACCGATGAAGAGCCGGTCTTCGCCATCGACTACACGATCGCGCGGGCCTGGTGGATGAAGCCGTTCCTCAAACTGACCCGAGCCCTGCCGCTCAATCCGGCCAAGCCGATGTCGACGCGCACGCTGATCAAGATCGTGCAGAACGGCGACCCGCTGGTCATCTTCCCGGAGGGCCGCATCACCGTCACCGGCGGGCTGATGAAGGTCTATGACGGCGCCGCCATGGTGGCCGACAAGACCGGCTCGATGGTGGTGCCGATCCGTATCGAGGGGCTGGAGAAAAGCCCCTTCTCGCGGCTGACGGCGCAGCATGTCCGCCACCGCCTGTTCCCGAAGGTCAGGGTGACCATATTGCCGCCGGTCAAGCTCAAGGTCGACGACGAGCTGAAAGGCCGCAAGCGCCGGGCCGCCGCCGGTGCCGCACTCTACCAGGTGATGTCCGACCTCGTCTTCCGCACCCAGCATATCGACAAGACCGTGCTCGAAAGGATCATCGAGACGGCGACCGAGCGCGGCATGAAGCAACTCGCCGTGCAGGATCCGGTCGCCGGTTCGCTGAGCTACGGCAAGCTGCTCACTGGTGTCGCCGTGCTCGGCGAGAAGTTCGAAACGCTCTATGCCGGACAGGACACGCTCGGCATCATGCTGCCCAACGCCAATGGCGCCTGTGCTGCGCTGCTCGGCGTCATGTCGGCCGGCAAGGTCCCGGCGATGATCAACTTCACAGCCGGTGCCGCCAACATCCTGTCCGCCTGCAAGGCGGCGCAGGTAACCACCATTCTGACCTCTCGGGCTTTTGTCGAGCAGGCCAAGCTCGGCGCGACGGTCGAGGAGGTCGGCCGGTCGGTGAACATCGTCTGGCTCGATGATCTGCGTGCAACCATCGGCCTCAAGGATAAGCTGCTTGGCCTGTTGCGCAAGAGCACGCCCAGGGTTGCCCGCAAGGCCACCGACCCGGCCGTGATCCTGTTCACCTCGGGCTCCGAAGGCACGCCGAAGGGCGTGGTGCTTACCCACCGCAACATCCTGGCCAATGCCGCGCAGGCCGCCTCGCGCATCGATTTCCATTCGGGCGACAAGGTGTTCAACGTGCTGCCGATCTTCCATTCCTTCGGGTTGACGGCGGGCACGGTGCTGCCGCTGGTGTCGGGCGTCCCCGTCTATTTCTATCCGTCGCCGCTGCACTACCGCATTGTGCCGGAACTGGTCTATGCCTCGAACGCGACGATCATCTTCGGCACCGACACCTTCCTCAACGGCTATGCGCGCACGGCGCATCCCTATGATTTCCGCTCGGTGCGCTATTGCTTTTCCGGTGCGGAGCCGGTCAAGGCCTCGACCCGCGAAACCTATATGGAGAAGTTCGGCCTGCGCATTCTCGAAGGCTACGGCGTTACCGAGACGGCGCCGGTCATCTCCATCAACACGCCGATGTACAACAAATCAGGCACGGTCGGAAAAATCATGCCCGGCATGGAATGCCGCCTGGAACCGGTGATCGGCGTCGAAGGTGGCGGACGGTTGTTCGTGCGCGGCCCCAACGTCATGGCGGGCTATCTCAGGGCCGAAAAGCCTGGTGTGCTCGAACCGCTGCATGATGGCTGGCACGACACCGGCGACATCGTCAGCATCGACGAGGCCGGTTTCGTCAGCATCCGTGGCCGCGCCAAGCGCTTCGCCAAGATCGGCGGCGAGATGATTTCGCTGGCTGCCGTCGAGGCGATGGCGGGCGAGCTATGGAAAGGTTCGCTCTCGGCGGTCGCGACCGTGCCGGATCCGCGCAAGGGCGAAAAGCTGGTGCTCGTCACCGAAGCCGAAAGGGCGACGCGCGCCGAGTTTCTGGCCTTCGCCAAGGCGAACGGCGCCATGGACCTGATGGTGCCGGCCGAAGTGCGAGTCGTGTCGCATGTGCCGGTGCTTGGCTCGGGCAAGATCGACTTCGTCGGCGTGACCAAGCTGGTGCGCGGCGAAGACTTCGCGCCCGCCAAGGTCGAGGCCGCCTGA